A section of the Paramisgurnus dabryanus chromosome 4, PD_genome_1.1, whole genome shotgun sequence genome encodes:
- the slc43a3a gene encoding solute carrier family 43 member 3a: MRTSEMGLRYILTLATGLLECLCFAGIVFGWASLMFVLKSDGYFSELCVNVTGSNGESLDCSLQDENFSLVFTIASFMNNFLTLPSGFFYDHFGTMATRLLAIFLYTTGTLLVALSNQALSILLFPAMSCIAAGGILFLMTNMQVGNLFGSHRSTIITIYNGAFDSSSVIFLIIKVLYERGISLRSSFLFLSACNIIHLLRTTVLMPKSHIPYPVPDNYTYGMSCAKSNSYNVEEYEAEQVQGLDRDRGKEDKTMETAGSLQLTDNSEKASLKSCVLSWFFLWHLVWLSVMQLRHYFFIGALNPMLNRLANQDPAVVSEYTNAFAFTQLCGVLCAPWNGLLMDRHRRKPLSPGLSQREADLRSSILSLLLTSLQCLLFSICASVPLISLQYLTFILQVLNRSFLYGGNAAFISIAFPAHHFGKLYGLVMALSAVVSLLQYPCFALSKVLGGDPFYVNIMLTGLTLLAFIHPLNVFFYCRKLAKQRENISESSIRETSMY; this comes from the exons ATGCGAACATCTGAAATGGGGTTGAGATACATTCTAACTCTGGCTACCGGACTGCTGGAGTGTTTGTGTTTTGCTGGAATTGTGTTTGGTTGGGCGTCTCTCATGTTTGTATTGAAGTCAGATGGATACTTCAGTGAACTGTGCGTTAATGTTACAGGCTCTAATGGAGAAAGCTTAG ATTGCAGTCTGCAGGATGAGAATTTCTCACTGGTTTTCACTATTGCTTCCTTCATGAATAACTTTCTTACTCTTCCCAGTGGATTCTTTTACGACCACTTTGGCACAATGGCAACACGGCTTCTGGCTAT ATTTCTTTATACCACAGGAACCTTGCTAGTGGCATTATCCAATCAAG CTCTTTCTATCCTGCTTTTCCCTGCTATGTCCTGTATTGCTGCGGGgggtattttatttttaatgacgAATATGCAG GTAGGAAACCTTTTCGGTTCTCACAGATCAACCATTATAACCATCTATAATGGAGCCTTTGACTCTTCATCAGTCATCTTTCTCATCATTAAG GTGCTGTACGAGAGAGGAATCTCTCTTCGCTCCTCATTTCTTTTTCTCTCAGCCTGTAATATCATTCATCTTCTCCGGACTACCGTTCTCATGCCGAAGTCACACATTCCCTATCCAGTCCCAGATAACTACACATATGG AATGAGCTGTGCTAAATCAAATAGCTACAATGTTGAAGAATACGAAGCAGAACAAGTACAGGGTTTAGATAGAGACAGAGGTAAAGAAGATAAGACAATGGAGACTGCAGGCTCACTACAGCTTACAGACAACTCTGAAAAAG CCAGCTTAAAGAGCTGTGTTTTGTCTTGGTTCTTCTTGTGGCATCTGGTATGGCTGTCAGTCATGCAACTTCGTCACTATTTCTTTATTGGAgctctaaatccaatgctgaaCAGACTGGCCAACCAAGACCCAGCTGTAG TCAGTGAATACACCAATGCGTTTGCCTTTACCCAACTCTGTGGAGTTCTTTGTGCTCCCTGGAATGGTCTTCTAATGGACAGACACAGAAGAAAACCCCTGAGTCCAG GCCTGTCACAACGAGAAGCAGACCTACGCTCCTCCATTCTGTCTCTCCTCCTCACCTCTCTCCAGTGTCTCCTGTTCTCCATCTGTGCGAGTGTTCCCCTTATCTCTCTCCAGTACCTCACCTTCATCCTTCAGGTCCTCAATCGCTCTTTTCTGTACGGAGGCAATGCTGCGTTCATCAGTATAGC GTTTCCTGCTCATCATTTTGGAAAGCTGTATGGTCTAGTGATGGCTCTATCTGCGGTGGTATCTTTGCTACAGTATCCCTGCTTTGCCCTCAGCAAAGTTCTTGGAGGGGACCCCTTCTAT GTGA